A stretch of the Kroppenstedtia eburnea genome encodes the following:
- a CDS encoding MerR family transcriptional regulator, with protein MEYTVQKLARLAGVSTRTLRYYDEIDILKPARINSSGYRIYGRAEVDMLQQILFYRELGLRLDRIKKIVTDPSFNRDEALQEHREQLLDKRRRLDTLIANVEKTIASTEGRMTMADQEKFEGFKQRMIDENEKKYGKEIREKYGEDLVNKSNEKLKNMTQAEYEEVTRLEKQVMTTLAEAFKIGDPAGELAQKAADLHKQWLTCYWSEYSKEAHAGLARMYVDDERFKAYYDQQQPGMAEFLRDAIHIYTGVEK; from the coding sequence ATGGAATATACAGTGCAAAAACTGGCCCGGTTGGCGGGAGTCAGCACCCGCACGCTTCGGTATTACGATGAGATTGACATTCTGAAGCCGGCAAGAATCAACTCATCCGGCTACCGGATCTACGGTCGGGCGGAAGTGGATATGTTGCAGCAAATTCTGTTCTACAGAGAGCTGGGGCTCAGACTGGACCGGATCAAAAAAATCGTGACTGATCCTTCCTTTAACAGAGACGAAGCCCTGCAAGAACATCGTGAACAACTCCTCGACAAAAGAAGGCGATTGGATACATTGATCGCCAATGTGGAAAAAACCATCGCCTCCACAGAAGGGAGAATGACCATGGCCGATCAGGAAAAGTTTGAAGGATTTAAGCAAAGGATGATCGATGAGAATGAGAAAAAGTACGGGAAGGAAATTCGCGAGAAGTATGGTGAGGATCTGGTCAACAAGTCCAATGAAAAGCTGAAAAACATGACCCAAGCGGAATATGAAGAGGTCACACGATTGGAAAAACAAGTGATGACCACTCTGGCCGAAGCCTTCAAAATCGGTGATCCCGCCGGCGAACTCGCCCAAAAAGCGGCAGATTTGCACAAGCAGTGGCTCACCTGTTACTGGAGCGAGTACAGTAAAGAAGCCCATGCAGGCCTGGCCCGGATGTATGTGGATGATGAGCGGTTCAAAGCGTACTACGATCAACAGCAGCCGGGCATGGCGGAATTCCTGAGAGATGCGATCCATATTTATACAGGCGTTGAAAAATAA
- a CDS encoding lytic polysaccharide monooxygenase: MMVLVLLGTVGFAPSVFAHGYIESPASRAYLCKQGENINCGPVMYEPQSVEGRGSFPQSGPPDGHIAGGGVFPDLDEQKVDRWKKVTLHGGKNTFKWYLTAPHSTKEWKYYITKKGWNPNQPLTRADLDPVFCYYNDGGARPPSTVVHECNVPTDRSGYHLILGVWEIADTGNAFYQAIDVNLVNNGSNSEIDMKTGGDPVEAIRDESLLSRLIDGYDGKVVKISNQ; the protein is encoded by the coding sequence ATGATGGTACTTGTTTTATTGGGTACGGTGGGCTTTGCTCCAAGTGTCTTTGCGCACGGATATATCGAATCACCTGCCAGTCGTGCTTATTTATGCAAGCAGGGGGAGAATATCAATTGTGGTCCGGTGATGTATGAGCCACAGAGTGTGGAAGGACGCGGATCTTTCCCGCAGTCCGGTCCCCCGGATGGGCATATCGCAGGTGGTGGTGTATTTCCGGATCTGGATGAACAAAAAGTGGATCGGTGGAAGAAAGTCACACTCCATGGAGGCAAAAATACCTTTAAGTGGTATTTGACCGCACCTCACAGTACGAAAGAGTGGAAATATTATATCACCAAGAAGGGTTGGAACCCGAACCAACCACTGACTCGTGCGGATCTGGACCCTGTATTCTGCTATTACAATGATGGAGGGGCAAGGCCGCCTTCCACCGTTGTTCATGAATGTAATGTGCCGACAGATCGCAGCGGATACCATCTGATTTTGGGTGTCTGGGAAATTGCCGATACAGGGAATGCGTTTTATCAGGCGATTGATGTGAATTTGGTGAATAACGGATCAAATTCAGAGATCGATATGAAGACGGGTGGGGACCCTGTTGAGGCGATCAGGGACGAGAGTCTCCTCTCCCGATTGATTGACGGGTACGATGGGAAGGTGGTAAAGATATCAAACCAATAG
- a CDS encoding helix-turn-helix transcriptional regulator, with protein sequence MRADRLVSILLLLQIHGRMTAKSLSERLEVSQRTIHRDMEALSAAGVPVVAERGAGGGWRLLEGYRTNLTGLKESELRALLVSPSDQLLSDLGLNRTAEDARNKLLAALPAVDRDGAKEVRQRIHIDTSTWRQSKEKMASFETLQAAIWNENKIQIRYERADGQSVDRLIEPLGLVAKGSVWYLVAVAEGEPRSYRVSRIRSAELTEERFNRPDSFDLARYWKMSTQTFLERLPNVEVRVKGHPSILSRLKFTSRFLRILEIGSPASDGWIPITLSFDTEQEAAETILGFGDRVIVTEPESLQHRVIAMAKAVVQRYDQPSDSPD encoded by the coding sequence ATGCGGGCCGATCGTTTGGTATCCATTCTTTTATTGTTGCAGATACATGGGCGGATGACGGCAAAATCTCTGTCGGAACGACTGGAGGTCTCGCAACGGACCATCCACAGGGATATGGAAGCACTCAGTGCAGCCGGTGTGCCGGTTGTGGCTGAACGGGGTGCGGGTGGAGGATGGCGTCTGCTGGAGGGTTACCGGACCAATCTGACCGGTCTGAAAGAGTCGGAACTGCGGGCGCTGTTGGTTTCTCCCTCTGATCAATTGTTGAGTGATTTGGGCTTGAACCGTACCGCCGAGGACGCCAGAAATAAATTGTTGGCCGCTCTTCCGGCAGTGGATCGCGACGGTGCAAAAGAGGTCCGGCAACGTATCCATATCGACACAAGTACTTGGAGACAGTCCAAAGAAAAGATGGCTTCCTTTGAGACCTTGCAAGCGGCCATCTGGAACGAGAACAAGATTCAGATCCGATATGAACGGGCGGATGGTCAATCTGTGGATCGTTTGATCGAACCCCTTGGCTTGGTGGCAAAGGGAAGCGTCTGGTATCTGGTTGCCGTGGCGGAGGGCGAGCCTCGAAGTTACAGAGTTTCACGGATTCGATCCGCCGAACTGACAGAGGAAAGATTCAACCGGCCGGATTCATTTGATCTGGCCCGGTATTGGAAAATGTCAACCCAAACGTTTCTGGAACGCTTGCCGAATGTGGAAGTTCGGGTGAAGGGACACCCGTCGATACTGTCCCGCCTGAAGTTCACCTCTCGCTTCCTTCGCATCCTGGAGATCGGTTCACCGGCCTCCGACGGATGGATCCCGATCACTCTCTCCTTCGACACAGAACAAGAAGCAGCCGAAACGATTCTTGGATTTGGTGACCGGGTGATCGTGACGGAACCTGAATCCCTTCAACACCGGGTGATTGCAATGGCCAAGGCCGTCGTACAACGATACGATCAACCGTCAGATTCACCGGATTGA